GCAGCCGACCCACGTACCCGTGGTGGTCGGCGCCGAGCAGGTAGATGCAGTGGTCGAAACCGCGGGACCGCTTGTTCAGGTAGTACGCGGTGTCCGACGCGAAGTACGTCAGCTCGCCGTCGGACTTGATCAGCACCCGGTCCTTGTCGTCGCCGAAGTCGGTGGTCCGCATCCACAGCGCGCCGCCGTCCTCGAAGACGTGCCCGAGGTCCTTGAGGCGCTGCAGGGTCTCCGGGACCGAGCCGGCGGCCTCCTCGTGCAGGGAGAGCTCGGAGAACCAGACGTCGAAGTGGGTGTTGAAGGACCTCAGCACGTCCTGCTGGGACTTCAGCTGGACGGCGTACCCGGCTGCTCGGACGGCCGCCCGCCGCTCGTCGGCGGGCAGGTCGAAGATCCCCGGGTGGGCCGCCTCGACCTCCTTGGCGATGTCGGCGATGTAGGCGCCCTGATAGCCGTCCTCGGGCGTCGGCTCACCGAGCGCAGCCGCGATGATCGAGTCGGCGAAGTGGTTCATCTGCACGCCGCGGTCGTTGATGTAGAACTCCCGGGTCACCTCGGCGCCCGCGGCGGCCAGCACCCGCGCGATCGCGTCGCCGAGCACCGCCCACCGGGTGTGGCCCAGGTGCAGCGGTCCGGTCGGGTTGGCCGAGATGAACTCGATGTTGATCTTCTGGCCCGCCAGCACGTCCAGGTGCCCGTACGACGACCCTGCCGCCACCACGTCGGCGGCGACCTGGCCCTGGGCCCCTGCCTCGACGGAGATGTTGAGGAACCCCGGACCGGCGACGTCGACGGCGCTGATGCCGTCGGACTCGCGCAGCCGGGCCGCGAGCAGCTCGCCGAGCGCGCGCGGGTTGGTCCCGGCCTTCTTCGCCAGCTGCAGCGCGACGTTGGTCGCGTAGTCCCCGTGGCTCTTCTCGCGCGGGCGCTCGATGGTGACCTCCGCCGGTACTCCGTCGGGCAGGGCGAGGTCGCCGGCGTCGACGAGCCCGGTGAGGACGTCGACGACGAGGGCGGAGAGCTGGGCGGGATTCACCGCCCCAGCGTATCGGCGGCGTCCGGTTTCCTTCACCCGAGTATCGACCGGTAGAGTTCGATCTCGTTCCCCGGCTCGTTCCGGGGAGCCGGCCTTCGTAGCTCAGGGGATAGAGCACCGGTTTCCGGTACCGGGTGTCGCAGGTTCGATTCCTGCCGAAGGCGCGCGACGAGGGCCTGGTCATCGACCAGGCCCTTCGCCGTTCCCCCGGGGTTCACCGGCGCGCACTTCGCCGCCCCCGGCGAGCACGAGGCTGCGTCGCATGCGGGCCTCGCTGCACGTCTGGCAGGCTCTCCCCCGTGCTCTCCCGCATCCGGCCCCTCCCGGCCCGCCTGCTCGCGTGGCGACGGCTGGTGCGTCGGCTCCGGCGCGAGTACCGCGCTGCGCACGGGATGCGGCTGCGGATCTTCCGGCCGCGGCGCTACACCGAGAAGATCCAGTGGCGCAAGGCGTTCGACCACGACCCGCGCTACCCCGCCCTGCTCGACAAGGTCGCCGTACGCCAGCACGTCAGCGCCCGCGTCGGCGACGATCTGCTCGTGCCGGTGCAGTGGGTCGGTCGACGCCCGGGGCGGATCCCGTTCGAGGACCTGGTGGCGCCGTACGTGCTGAAGAGCACGCACGCCTCGGGTCAGGTCGTGATCGTCGACGGGACCGGCGAGCCCGACGAGAGCGCCCTGCGGCGTACGGCGCGACGCTGGTTGAAGGTCGACCACGGGCGCAAGGGAGGCGAGTGGGGCTACTCCCGGGTGCGCCCGCGCCTGGTCGTAGAGAGCCGTGTCGGGGGCGACGAGCCTCCGCTGGAGCGCCGGGTGTTCGTGTTCGGCGGCAAGGCGCACGTGGTGAACACGGTCACGGTCGAGAACGGGCAGATCCGCAACGCCGCTTTCCACGACCTCGACTGGAACCGGATCAGCTGGTGGTTCAGCCGGGAACCGCTGCCGGGCGACTGGCCGCGGCCGGCGCTGCTCGACCGGATGGTTGCGGCAGCAGAAGCGGTCGCCGCCGACCTCGAGCACGCCCGGGTCGACTTCTTCGACCACGGCGACCAGATCTGGATCGGCGAGATCACGCTGTACTCGTGGTCGGGGATGTCGAAGTTCCACCCACCGGGCGCCGACGAGGAGCTCGGTGCCGCCTGGACCATCGACCGCCCGTTG
The DNA window shown above is from Marmoricola sp. OAE513 and carries:
- a CDS encoding ATP-grasp fold amidoligase family protein, coding for MLSRIRPLPARLLAWRRLVRRLRREYRAAHGMRLRIFRPRRYTEKIQWRKAFDHDPRYPALLDKVAVRQHVSARVGDDLLVPVQWVGRRPGRIPFEDLVAPYVLKSTHASGQVVIVDGTGEPDESALRRTARRWLKVDHGRKGGEWGYSRVRPRLVVESRVGGDEPPLERRVFVFGGKAHVVNTVTVENGQIRNAAFHDLDWNRISWWFSREPLPGDWPRPALLDRMVAAAEAVAADLEHARVDFFDHGDQIWIGEITLYSWSGMSKFHPPGADEELGAAWTIDRPLRRALSSIVRRDPVGAPDRT
- the argS gene encoding arginine--tRNA ligase, which gives rise to MNPAQLSALVVDVLTGLVDAGDLALPDGVPAEVTIERPREKSHGDYATNVALQLAKKAGTNPRALGELLAARLRESDGISAVDVAGPGFLNISVEAGAQGQVAADVVAAGSSYGHLDVLAGQKINIEFISANPTGPLHLGHTRWAVLGDAIARVLAAAGAEVTREFYINDRGVQMNHFADSIIAAALGEPTPEDGYQGAYIADIAKEVEAAHPGIFDLPADERRAAVRAAGYAVQLKSQQDVLRSFNTHFDVWFSELSLHEEAAGSVPETLQRLKDLGHVFEDGGALWMRTTDFGDDKDRVLIKSDGELTYFASDTAYYLNKRSRGFDHCIYLLGADHHGYVGRLRAMAACVGDDPSKTLNVMIGQLVKILQGGEELRLSKRAGNIVALDELADAIGVDALRYSLARYPADSPLVLDVEEITKTSNDNPVYYVQYGHARTCRMLANAADLGMVLPAPDAFDPALLAHDKEGDLLRALAEYPRVVASAADLREPHRIARYLEDTVAVFNRWYDDRELRMLPQGDEPVAPVNEARMMLVVATQTVLRNGLDLLGVSAPERM